From the genome of Vicia villosa cultivar HV-30 ecotype Madison, WI linkage group LG2, Vvil1.0, whole genome shotgun sequence, one region includes:
- the LOC131646911 gene encoding subtilisin-like protease SBT1.7, whose protein sequence is MEKFMKLFVVTLYVFVSVSNVSLARTEKSDNKKTTYIVHVAKSTMPTCFNHHSFWYKSMLKSVSETAEVLYTYDKAINGFSTSLTVEEFQLLKRKSGILKVTPDKMYKLHTTRTPEFLGLDKVASLFPISNKSSDVIVGLLDTGVWPESKSFDDTGFGPIPRNWKGKCETGTNFTACNCNKKLIGARFFPKGFEELVGPINENIQSRSPRDDIGHGTHTASTVAGSAVESVSLFGYANGTARGMAIGARVAMYKVCWKDFCSNADILAGIDQAIADNVNILSLSIGGLTRDYKDVIAIGAFAATEHGILVSCSAGNSGPTPFRVTNVAPWITTVGAGTLDRNFPAYVSLGNGKNYSGVTLYKGNSLPDTLVPFIYAGNASKHDEKDAARCLPSSLAPEKVAGKIVLCDRGYLDKVTKGNTVKSAGGLGMVLANTKQDGEIPWADAHVLPATSVSFTDGEAIKNYLFSDPKPTSTIVFQGTKLKVEPSPVVADFSSRGPNYITPQILKPDLIAPGVNVLAAFSKNASPTTWDSDPRRVDFNILSGTSMSCPHVSGIAALIKFIHPDWSPAVIRSALMTTAYTTYKNNQTLLDSATNKPATPFDFGAGHVDPVSALNPGLVYDLTTDDYLSFLCASNYSPVDIEIVARRKYTCDPKKQYSVTELNYPSFAVVFEGGNNEIKHSRTLTNVGAAGTYKVSVKSDVPSVKISVEPEVLSFKENEKKSYIVTFTTSTSEQNITQSFGSLEWFDGKIVVRSPIAFRWKIQ, encoded by the coding sequence ATGGAAAAATTTATGAAACTCTTTGTTGTAACTCTTTATGTATTTGTGAGTGTGAGTAATGTGTCTCTGGCAAGAACAGAGAAGAGTGACAATAAGAAGACTACTTACATTGTTCATGTAGCCAAATCCACAATGCCAACATGCTTCAACCACCATTCATTCTGGTACAAATCAATGCTGAAGTCGGTATCTGAGACAGCTGAAGTACTCTACACCTATGATAAGGCAATAAATGGATTCTCCACAAGTTTGACTGTTGAAGAATTTCAGTTACTAAAGAGAAAATCTGGGATTCTAAAGGTGACACCAGATAAAATGTACAAACTTCACACAACTAGAACACCAGAGTTTCTCGGGCTTGATAAAGTTGCTAGTTTGTTCCCCATATCAAACAAAAGTAGTGATGTAATAGTGGGACTCCTAGACACAGGTGTTTGGCCCGAAAGCAAGAGCTTTGATGATACTGGATTCGGGCCAATCCCGCGTAATTGGAAAGGAAAATGTGAAACAGGTACAAATTTTACAGCATGTAATTGTAATAAGAAATTGATTGGTGCCAGATTCTTTCCAAAGGGCTTCGAGGAGTTGGTGGGTCCAATTAATGAAAACATCCAGTCTAGATCGCCTCGAGACGATATAGGCCACGGAACCCACACCGCGAGCACAGTTGCAGGATCTGCGGTGGAAAGCGTAAGTCTTTTTGGCTATGCCAATGGGACTGCACGTGGGATGGCAATTGGTGCTAGAGTTGCTATGTATAAGGTTTGTTGGAAAGATTTTTGTAGCAATGCTGATATATTGGCAGGAATAGACCAGGCCATTGCTGACAACGTCAATATTCTTTCATTGTCGATTGGAGGTCTAACACGTGATTATAAGGATGTCATCGCAATTGGAGCCTTTGCAGCCACAGAACATGGCATTCTAGTCTCGTGCTCAGCAGGAAATTCTGGTCCAACTCCTTTTAGGGTAACTAATGTAGCACCCTGGATTACCACCGTGGGAGCTGGAACACTCGATCGAAATTTCCCTGCATACGTCAGTTTAGGAAATGGAAAAAATTATTCAGGCGTGACCCTTTACAAAGGCAATTCTCTGCCCGATACTCTTGTACCATTCATATATGCAGGAAATGCAAGCAAACATGATGAAAAAGATGCTGCGAGATGTCTTCCAAGTAGCTTGGCTCCGGAAAAAGTAGCAGGGAAGATTGTGTTGTGTGATCGTGGATATCTTGATAAGGTAACCAAAGGAAATACAGTGAAATCTGCTGGTGGTTTGGGCATGGTGTTAGCTAACACTAAGCAAGATGGAGAAATACCATGGGCCGATGCTCATGTTTTGCCAGCAACTTCTGTTAGCTTCACAGATGGTGAAGCTATCAAGAATTACTTGTTTTCTGATCCAAAGCCGACGAGTACAATTGTGTTTCAGGGAACAAAGCTAAAGGTTGAGCCATCTCCTGTTGTTGCAGATTTCAGCTCACGAGGCCCGAATTATATAACCCCTCAAATACTAAAACCTGATCTCATTGCTCCTGGTGTTAACGTATTAGCCgctttttcaaaaaatgcgaGTCCCACTACCTGGGATTCTGATCCAAGACGCGTAGATTTCAACATTTTATCAGGCACATCCATGTCATGCCCTCACGTAAGTGGAATAGCAGCTCTAATCAAGTTCATTCATCCAGATTGGAGCCCAGCCGTCATTCGATCCGCGTTGATGACAACCGCTTACACAACTTACAAAAACAATCAGACGTTATTAGACAGCGCCACCAACAAACCAGCTACTCCATTTGATTTTGGTGCTGGACATGTTGATCCCGTTTCCGCGCTAAATCCTGGCCTTGTCTATGATTTAACAACAGATGACTATTTGAGTTTCCTCTGTGCATCGAACTACTCCCCTGTTGATATCGAAATTGTGGCGAGGAGAAAGTACACATGCGATCCAAAGAAACAATACAGTGTAACAGAACTTAATTATCCTTCATTCGCTGTGGTCTTTGAGGGAGGAAATAATGAGATTAAGCACAGTCGGACTCTTACCAATGTGGGTGCAGCAGGAACATACAAGGTATCAGTTAAGTCAGATGTTCCATCTGTCAAAATCTCGGTTGAACCAGAAGTGTTAAGTTTTAAGGAAAATGAGAAAAAATCATACATTGTTACATTTACTACATCAACTTCGGAACAAAATATTACTCAAAGTTTTGGAAGTTTAGAATGGTTTGATGGAAAAATTGTTGTTAGAAGTCCTATAGCATTTAGGTGGAAAATACAGTAA